AAAGATCTGAAACCGAAGATAGCTGTTCTGCTCATGATCATGTTCCTGGCACTGCCTCTATCCACCTGGGCGGAAGTAACCATGAAGCTTGATGTTGATCTGCCCCTTGCTGCCGAGGCAGCTGTTCTGATGGAAGCGCACAACAACCAGGTTCTTTATGACAGGAATGCGGAAACGCGCATGCACCCGGCCAGCTTGACCAAGATAATGACCCTCTTGCTGGTTGGTGAAGCCCTTGACCAGGAACTGATACATTGGGATGACCAGGTCAAGGTAAGCCTGAATGCTTACAGGATGAACATAGGCTCTCGAATGTTCCTCGAACATGAACAGTTGGTTTCCGTGGAGGATCTGGTCAAGGGTATCGCCATCATCTCTGCCAACGATGCCTGCGTGGCCATCGCTGAATATATCCACGGCTCCGAGCAGGCGTTCGTGCAGAACATGAACAAACGGGCCGCGGAGCTGGGGCTGAAAAACACTTCTTTTGTCAACTCGCACGGTCTTCATGATCCCGGCCAGTACATGAGTGCCATGGATGTCGCATGCCTGGCCGCCTTCTTTATCCGCACCCAGCAAAAAATAGCCAGATTTCAGGCAGAAAAGGAATGGACCTTCAACAACATCAGGCAATTCAACCGCAACCCCCTTCTGGGTAAATATGAAGGGGTCGACGGAATCAAAACCGGTTTTCTCAACGAGGCCGGCTGGTGTCTGGCCGCAACTGCAAAAAGGGATGACCTCCGTCTCATTTCCGTGGTGATGAAATCCCCCGATGCCGCCACCCGCAAGACGGACAGCGAGGTTCTCCTGCAGCATGGGTTCAATCGCTATGAATCGATCAAGATAGCCGCTGCCGGTGAAACGATGGAATCCATAAAAGTTTCCCGTGGAAAAGAAAAGACCGTTCCTGTGGTCCCCGCCGAGGATATAGATGTCGTGATCCCCAGGGGGCAGGAACGTTTTATCAAAGAAAAATTGACCATGGAACAGAAAAAAGTAAAAGCACCCCTGAAAAAAGGAGATGAACTGGGGCACCTGAAGGTTTTTTACGACCAGGACCTCCTGTTGGATAAAAAACTGGTTGCCGGCAAGGACATCGAGCGCCAGGGCTTTTTTGCCCATATCGGCAGTTCGATCAAGGGATTCTTTGTCGGTATATGGCAGCGCATCTTCGGCCCGGGGAAAAAAAGTTGACGGGCAGGGCAGTTATTCTGCCCTCCACCCGGTGATTTCGCCAAATAATTTTCATCCGCCCCCTGTACGGAGTACAATACCCGGGTTGCAAGAACAAAACAAAAAGGGCACTGCACCCTGTCATTGATAGATGCAATGCCCTTTTTCCTGTCAGTCGATGGCGCCGCTACATGTTCAAATTCAATATAGACGTCCCGATCAAGCGGGACGTCGCCTGTTAACGTGACTGATTTATCGCAGCCTGTGCCGCAGCCAGGCGTGCCACGGGAACGCGGAAAGGAGAACAACTCACATAATCGAGCCCGACTTCCCGGAAAAATTTGACCG
Above is a genomic segment from Bacillota bacterium containing:
- a CDS encoding D-alanyl-D-alanine carboxypeptidase encodes the protein MRSKDLKPKIAVLLMIMFLALPLSTWAEVTMKLDVDLPLAAEAAVLMEAHNNQVLYDRNAETRMHPASLTKIMTLLLVGEALDQELIHWDDQVKVSLNAYRMNIGSRMFLEHEQLVSVEDLVKGIAIISANDACVAIAEYIHGSEQAFVQNMNKRAAELGLKNTSFVNSHGLHDPGQYMSAMDVACLAAFFIRTQQKIARFQAEKEWTFNNIRQFNRNPLLGKYEGVDGIKTGFLNEAGWCLAATAKRDDLRLISVVMKSPDAATRKTDSEVLLQHGFNRYESIKIAAAGETMESIKVSRGKEKTVPVVPAEDIDVVIPRGQERFIKEKLTMEQKKVKAPLKKGDELGHLKVFYDQDLLLDKKLVAGKDIERQGFFAHIGSSIKGFFVGIWQRIFGPGKKS